The window CGATTTCCAGATTAGATGTCGATTCGTGCATTGAACTTAAAAGAACACTCTTAGAGCAGTAACAACTCTCTCAGGCCTGTTGTAATTGTTCAATACTTGATTAGGAAGAAAGAAAGGGGTAAAAACTAAAAAGTTGTAATGCACTTGATTTAAAAGAAAGTTATTTACCAGTCCTCCTGTGGCATATGCCCGGCACCTTCTATCAACTTAAGGTTGACAACAGAGGGGTTTGCTTTCTTAAACTCCTCTGCCACAGATTGAGGTAGATACTTGTCTGAAATTCCCCATGCAACAAGAGTTGGTACATCCCATCTAAAGTCCACACGTGATTTATTATTTACAAATCATCAGCAGAAGTACACGAATAAAGTATAAAAGATGAAGTTAGAACATTATACAAATCTGTGTTTCTTTGACCATGATGTGGACCATTATCAAATTCATATCAGACCAACAACCCTAATTCCTGTTTTTCATGATGTTAATTACTAATGATACAGTTAAAAGATTGTATGGATTGATCATAGTCTTTCTTGGTCTAGAGACTTCAACTACAGGTGAAACTGAGGTGTGGCTTATGATACTTCATATAGACTGCTTGGTTGAACAACATTATATATGCTCCCATGGAGTCCATTATACATGTTCTACCTAGCGGAGATAGTCATTATAGCACAGAAAGTTTCCAGATGCAATAAAAATGACAAGTTTGACTGCCATAAAAGAAGTTTGTGAAAAGAAGATCAAATTGTCATTTTAAATAGGATTAACCAATTATCTTTGAAATTGTAAGTGTATGCAATGAACAGGGACAGAGTGAACATATTTATATTCATATCTCAGTAAAGCTCTACCTTCCAGATGCAAAGCCAGATGCTATTTGGCTCAGGATGCTTCGGAAATCAGCTTTCCTTGCAGCTTCAAGTATAGCTGAAACATCAAGAATGGTTTTTATGGTCAAGAGAGTTATAATTCAGGTCATGCTCAAAATTGAACTTTTAATGAATACGATGTTAAGAACTGAAGACACCTATTATTTATTTACAATTTATGTGGCAAAGATTATCTTCCTTTTACTTTAAAACTCTAGTTATAAACATAGAGATGCAGTATATTTGCTTGTAGCCTCTAATGGATTATGTCTAATGTTGGGACAGTCTACTGTGTGTATAGATCAGTCATATTGCACAACCAATATATTATGCGCTTGGACTAATAAGGATTCATTATATGTACATGGTTAGCCCTCACCAAGCACCTAATTAAAGATATTATGTGGTGCTAGAACAGGATTAAGTATAAGATGCCTCCCTGAAGTGATGTTGCAATAGAGCTTAATAATATGATAAAGACGAATCAAAATAACACTCAAAGCAGTTTCATTTTGCTCTTACCATAATCTAGATGTCAAATATACCAGGGCATGATAAGTTAATAACATGTTAACCTACACTCTTGACAGTTTTGTGAGTAATAATTGTGTCAAAAGAAGAAACAAAGCACAAACCAAATCCAGGGCCACTGCTTGATAGATATGGTAAACGATACACATCAGCCTTTTCCAGCTTCAACGCGTAACTGTGAAAGAATAGATACTTTTATAAGACCTTGGAAATCTCAATAGATATGAAGGCAAACAGTCATAGATCGAGAGCTATCAATGATGTTGATTTTTCTAATCTAACAGTACAACTGCAAGATTGATCTTCCTAGAAAACTCAATTCTTGAAAAAAAAAATAAAAAAAATACACATGCCTATTAAGCTACTGATGCTTTGGATAATTTTGCTACACCCTGGAAAATCTGCATATTTTGAAGCCTAAATATTTTGATATCTTCTTTCATCTGACACAAGGACTAATAACATGTACTAGCATCGATCTCCAAGCATCCTCACGTTAGCTTTTGCCAAATGTTGCTTTACAGTCCAATTACACACTGATAGTAGTGTGTTAGTGGACAAGAAAGAGAAAGATAGCACTAAATTTAAAAGGTTGTTGTGAAGTTATATCTAATGTGCATACACAGAACTGGATAAAAGAACTAGATACGTACGCGCTACCTGCTTCAATAAAGCGCTCAGCCATAATAGCATTCTGGCATGTAAACTCACCAAGTAGAGGAAACCTGAAAAGAAACAGAAGGAAATTTGACAATTGCGCCAGAAACAAAACTACACAAAAAACTTGTCAAGACTCAAGGGTCAAGACTGGAGAGGCTAATAACCTACTTATTAGTTGGGTCATTTGTTTTTTTTTTTTCAAATCTCAAGTATCAAGAACAAACCTTAGTTGTTTAAATAGTCCTGGAAGAGGAGATGACACAGTGAGTGGACTATTTAGAATTGCAAGCTTTTGTAATCTGCTAGGATTTTTTATGGCCCAGGTCAATCCATATGAACCTACAAGAAATCCCTTGAAGCAGAGAACAAAAGCATGTAAGGTGCATAATTTAAGTAGCCCATAACACAGACTTTATTATAGCTTGACTAGACTTTACTGAACTCTTTTGGACCAGAATATCTTTCATCACAAACACCACTCCAATAGCTTGTCTTCTACAAGTGTTCAAACCTGAACAACTAGATAGAAAGGAGAAGTGACCCCCAACACATCTAGTAATCTGTCAAATTCATCGTGGAACTCCTTTTCTGTAGTGAAAACATAAATCTTGTTTAGAAAAGAATACACATTATAGACACCGCAAATGAAAGTACGAGGTTATAAGTACATCATAAAGAGAAACAAACCTGTGTAGTCAAAATCGTATCCTGGCTGAGGCTTGTCACTAAAACCAAATCCTAGCCAATCAGGTGCAAAGCAGTGGAATCCAAGTTCGGACATCTACTCAAGGGCAAGTCAATGATTAACAAATTTAGAGTAATCAATTGAAAAATTAAGCAGTAAGCTCAAATTAAAGACTCATATCACATGAACATGAGGCAAAATAAGTGCTCTGAGGTCAACTGCTGCATAGTTTTCTAAACCTTATGTCCTAACACAAAAGAAAAGAAAAGGCAATATGAAATGAATACAATTAACAGCCTGCTATACCTGAGACATGACATTTCTGTAGCTATAAGACTGAGTGGGAGCGCCATGAAGGAATACAATTGTTCCGCGTTGGCTCTCAGCCGATCCTGCGAGGTGAAACTGAGTTTATAAAGCCATAAACATCATAAAAGAGAAACTAATACATGTAGTTGATTGCAGGGAAAGGTTTACCAGTTTCTCTCACGAACCATACATGCTCCCCCGACCTGATGTATTTTCCATAATCCCTCCCCTTTTCTTCTATTCTCTAGAACCATAATCAAAAATTAAAAATACCAATGAATAGAGTAAACATTTACAAATAAATATTAAATAATTGGTGGTGAAGGCTGAAGAATCTAAGATTGATTCCAAAGTAAACACTGATCCACCTAGTTCCCTTGTCAATGTTAAGAACATTCCTAGTAACTTTGGTAAGCACATTAGCTGTACTGAAAGTTCAATATAACAAGAACAAGAACGATACTCCACCAGAAATGATCATCACTTTAATTTGGGTCTTACGTTAAGCATTTGGCCGACATTGCCATCGTCTGCAGGGGTATCAGGGAGCTGAATGGCGGTGCGGCTTGAGGGGTTATCAGTGACGAACCCAAATGGGTTGAAGGCTGGCGAGTCTTGTTCTGTTTCTTTGTTCTTGGTTTGGTCTTGGTCTGAAGCGCTGGCTGTGACTCTTAACGATGATCTTCTAGTGGTTATGAGGCAGCTGGGCGTGTGGGATTTGGAGATGAGAGGAGAAGAGGGTGGGAGGAGGTTGAGAGGGAGAGAGAGCAGAGGAGGAGCAGCCCAAGCCATGTTCTGGTTGTGGCTGTTGGAGCTTGGAAGTTGAGAACCAACGGTTCAATCTATTACTGAGATTTTATTGTTTTTTTTTTTTCGATTAAAGGATTTTATTGTTTGATGCCCTTGAATGTGTACTTATTTTAAAGAGACTCCAAGAATCCATTTTTGCCCATGCTTGATCTTTGTCTAGGAGCATAGCTACAAAATAAAATTTCAATGGTTTGTTCTTTAAATTTCCATGACACCTAAACAAAAGCTGTCCAAAAAATCCTTTCTCAAACTAACATAAATTGATAAAAGGGCTTCATATAACATTATTCACAAAAAGAATAAAATCAAAGTTGAACGAAGAATTAGCTAGATGTAGAGGTATCATGTTGTCATTCACTCATTGAAAAAAGAACTCGATAATTCAACTATAAATGACCTATTAGTTTAGTCTTTTGAGAAAAAAACTTACTTATATTCAGCTTACATAGTTGTTAAAGTGATCAGACATTGTGCTACATAATGAGAGCATTTTACATACCCGAAGATCTTTATTAAAAAAGTAAAATGACAAGAAAGAACTTAAAAACTTATGACTTCTAAAAAGAAAAAAACTTAGAAACTTATGAAAATTATTAGAAAAAAAAACAAGTATTCTCTGATTTTAAAAACACGACATCATACTTTGGATTCAAAACTAAACAAGCCATCATTATGTCGTCACTTGTCAAACCATTTCACAAAATTCTGTATAAAGATTTAAAGATCTTTTGGTTTCAAAACTTTCAAAATTTATTTGCCACGTAAAGAAAATTCCTAAATTCAAATCCCGCAAAAGAATAAAATAACGAAAAAAAAGAAGAAGAATAAAATAACGAAAATGTTGAAAAGTTCCTCACTCACTTTGCAAATAAAAGAGAAATGAAGGGTCCAATTACAAAAATCTCCGGGCCCAGTGGGGAGGGTAAAGCTAGGGTCACCAAGCTTTGACACAAGGAGTGCCAAAACCTCTCTCTCTGCAAAACCATGACCGGCGACGATCCCACTTTTTCTCCGACCAACCGGGCCTTGTCTCTGAGCACCGACCTCCACATCACCGTAAGTCCCTCTCTTCTTATTCTCTCAGATTATATTGCTCAGAGTTTCAAGGTTGAGAAGATGAATTTATAATGAAATTTGAGTCTATTATTCTTCTGTATACAAATTTGAGATTTAATATTTACAATTAGAGAAATAGAGTTTACATTATTGGAAACTAGTGTTAAATTAATGTGATTGAGAAAAGAATAAAGAATTTCTAATAGTTAGTGATTCATGAAGCTTCTGATGAAACACAGGTCTGGATTTCTTTGTAAAATTTGAAATTAAGATATTTTATAGTTAAGCAAGTTAATAGAGGTGTCATATCGAAAGCCTCAGGTTTATTGAACTAGTGAATTTCCCTGAAGGAGTGTGATCAATTGGTGCATAGGAAGAAAATGGAGTGTGATCAATTGGCGCATAGGAAGAAAATAGAGGACTGCTAGGGAAACAATATTGATGGCTCTACACGCATCGTAGTTTTTCACAG of the Fragaria vesca subsp. vesca linkage group LG6, FraVesHawaii_1.0, whole genome shotgun sequence genome contains:
- the LOC101314966 gene encoding haloalkane dehalogenase-like, with amino-acid sequence MAWAAPPLLSLPLNLLPPSSPLISKSHTPSCLITTRRSSLRVTASASDQDQTKNKETEQDSPAFNPFGFVTDNPSSRTAIQLPDTPADDGNVGQMLNRIEEKGRDYGKYIRSGEHVWFVRETGSAESQRGTIVFLHGAPTQSYSYRNVMSQMSELGFHCFAPDWLGFGFSDKPQPGYDFDYTEKEFHDEFDRLLDVLGVTSPFYLVVQGFLVGSYGLTWAIKNPSRLQKLAILNSPLTVSSPLPGLFKQLRFPLLGEFTCQNAIMAERFIEAGSAYALKLEKADVYRLPYLSSSGPGFAILEAARKADFRSILSQIASGFASGRWDVPTLVAWGISDKYLPQSVAEEFKKANPSVVNLKLIEGAGHMPQEDWPERVVTALRVFF